The stretch of DNA AATGTTTCTTCTGTTGTAAGAAGTGGTGAAAAAATGCATGCTTGGATTGATTATGTTGCAAGTTCTAGGAGATTAGAAGTTAGATTGAATCAATTTGGTCATTCAAGGCCATATGATCCAATTATATGGCATTCAATTGATTTCCCAAGTGTTTGGGAGTCCAAAGAAATGTTTGTGGGATTTAGTCCAGTGAAAAAGCATGATAATATTAATAGCTCTCAAGCATGCTTTCTCTATTCGTGGAGCTTTGTTTTGAGGATTTTCCCGCATTGGATGCACTCCGAGCCGGTTGATCCGAAGGTCCTTGCTACCAAGGAAACTGAGGCTCCAGTGGTGAAACCAAAGAGTGACTGCCTTTTGAGAATTCTTGCTGCTATGATATTCGGTGCCGGATGTGGAGCTTTGACAGCATTTGTTGTGCTTTATGTGTGGACCATCTTCGGCAATAGACGTCCGGTGATGCCGGAGGAGTATGTTATGCAGCCAATGGATTTCGAGTACAAGAAAGTCGACGTTGTTGTAGATAAACCCATCAAAGGTGCTAAGGAGTAGATCTGCTGGAGGGAGCTAATTGTGCCATTCACAGTTGTGTTGTAAATCAATGTTGCTTGTATTCAGGTTTTGTTTTGTTGTAATCTTCTGGTAAAGAACTGGTTAGTTTACTTTTTCCTACGTTATTGTCTTTTGTTAAGATAATTGAGATCCAGATCCAACTCTGCATCCAATATTACATAGCTTACCCCTTTTTTGTTTATCAATATATTGTGTAATGTTGCTGATAgagatttattatatatatggttATCACTAATAACCACAATCAATCTACTTATTCAATGTTGATTGGCCCATAGTACATTAGTACCAATGtggatttatatttatttgCTTAGGGATGCAAATATAAGAAAATTATGATACATGGATGAGTGGCTTCTACACAACACTATCTCCTTTGATTTGTTGAATCCTTTATGTTGATGTTATGT from Arachis duranensis cultivar V14167 chromosome 4, aradu.V14167.gnm2.J7QH, whole genome shotgun sequence encodes:
- the LOC107484625 gene encoding L-type lectin-domain containing receptor kinase VIII.2, whose translation is MASFSTSHCIIAFTFLNLFLKIQALNPVPSFSFTDLGKDPIFKQSVALYGNARVVNGESEVMLSGSGKVMRKNPIKLVDAASKGLVSFSTYFAFSISFNEGGDGLAFVMVPSGSEGEFFGNNSSGFSLGLKGKSGFDVVGIEFSIANRGSASFNVAIKVGDSVPAKKSNVSSVVRSGEKMHAWIDYVASSRRLEVRLNQFGHSRPYDPIIWHSIDFPSVWESKEMFVGFSPVKKHDNINSSQACFLYSWSFVLRIFPHWMHSEPVDPKVLATKETEAPVVKPKSDCLLRILAAMIFGAGCGALTAFVVLYVWTIFGNRRPVMPEEYVMQPMDFEYKKVDVVVDKPIKGAKE